CTGTGAGGTCTGCTCGATTCGCTTCGAGTTCGGCGAGGCGATGGACTTCGGCTTCGAGTGCCCCGAGTGTGGCTCCCCGCTCGAATCGATGGAGAACAGTCGCCTCGTCGATTCGATGGAGGAACGCATCGAGCAGTTGCGGTCGGAACTCAACGTCGAGCAACGCGAAGAGGCAGAGGCGTAGATGGTCGTACTCGCCACCAAGGTGTACGTCAGCGGTGACGCCTACGAACGCTCACGAGACGCGCTCCGGTCGCTCGTGGACAACGAAATCGGCGACTTAGACGTGGAGTACACCATCGGGGTGCGCGAAGACAACTTCGCAATCGTGACCATCGAGGGCGACGACGAAGTCGTCGCGCGAAACGTCCTCCGCGAGGCCTACGGCGAAGTTACGCCGAACTTCGAGGACGGCGAGACGTACCTCGGCACGCTTGAATCGTGGGGCGAGGACGGCATCGTCCTCGACGCAGGACGAGACATCGAGATTCCCGCCGACAACCTCGGACTCGGACAGGGGACGCCCATCCAAATCGTCGAGCGGTTCGGTCTCGTCCAGCACATGCCGCTCCGGTTCGTCTACCGCGAGGGCGACGGAAACGCCGGCGCATCCGAACTCGCAGACGAAGAGCGCGACCGACTGTACGACTGGACCCGTGGCACGGGTCGGGTGAACGTCAACAGCGCGACTCGCGGCGAAGTTCGCGCGACGGTCAACCGTGCAGGACACGCTAACGACATCGTCACCGTCGAACGACTCGGTCTGCTCGAACAGAGCATCGTCTGCAAGGAAGGGACGGACCCGCCGGGCCTGCTCGCGGCCATCGGCGAGTACCTCCCCGCTGAGATTCGCTGCGTCATCCCGTAACGATGAACTCACGACACCGCCTCCTCCTCGCGTTCGGTTCGCTCGCCCTCCTCGCGGTTACGGCGGGGTGTACCGGCGGTATCTTCGGACCGGGCGAAATCAGCGACGAGAAACTGAACCAGTCGGCTAGTTACGACTGGAACACTTCCTCGGACGTGACCATCAACATCAGCGGCGACCAGTATCAGGCCGTCTACAACGTCTCGAACCGGACCCAGTTGGGCGTCTACGAGTTCGAGTCGCTCGGCGGGAAGCGCCCCGTCGAAATCGCGGCCGTGCAGTTCCAGTATCCGAACGGCACCGTCGTGGGAGCCGAGAAGATAGAAGTCGAGAAGAAAGACTCTAGGACGATAGTACACACGCCCGCGAAGAACGGGAAGTTGGCCTACAGCGCCCCACACCGCGGCAAGTCGTTCAGCATGCCCGCCTACGTCGAAGGCTCCTACGAGGTCGTCTTGCCGCGCGGGATGCGCGTCGATAACTTCCTGCTGAGCCACGTCCGCCCGGACGACTACCAGACGACCGACCCGCCCGAACGGGTTCACATCACGTGGGACGACGTGAGTGCCAAGAGCATCAACGTGCAGTACTACCTCGCTCGCGACCTGACGATACTCGCGGGTATCGTCGGCGTCGGCGTCCTGCTTGCGCTGCTCGGACTCGGGTACTTCCGACTCCAGATTCGTGAACTCGAACGGAAGCGCGAGGAGATGGGCCTCAACGTCGATACGTCGGGCGACGAGTTCGACGACGGGCCGCCGCCGGGGATGGGCTGAGGAACTCACTCTTTTTGTCGCTGCCGGGACTACCGAGTCGTATGCAAGTAGCCCTCGTCTCCGTCGGCGACGAACTGCTGGTCGGCGACACCGTCAACACGAACGCCGCGTGGCTCGGTGAACGGTTGGCCGACCGCGGTGCGACCGTCGAGCGCGTGGTCGTCCTCCCCGACCGAATCGCAGACATCGCTCGCGTCGTCAACGAACTTCGCGCCGACTACGACGCCGTAATCGTCACGGGCGGTCTCGGTCCGACCCACGACGACCTGACGATGGAAGCCGTCGCGGCGGCCGTCGGCGTCCCGGTCGAAGAACATCCGGACGCCGCAGCGTGGATAGCCGACCACGACGACTACAGCCACGCAGACCTGGTCGATGGCACGACGCATCTCCCGAAAGGGTCGCGCCTGCTCGAAAACGAAGTTGGGGTCGCTCCGGGGTGTGTCGTCGAAAACATCTACGTGCTGCCCGGCGTTCCGGCAGAGATGAAGGCGATGTTCGAGTCGGTCGCCGAGGAGTTCTCGGGCGAGAAGCGACACAGCGTGAGCGTGGCCGTAGACGAGCCAGAGAGCGCCCTCATCGACAGGTTTGCAGAGCTACAGGAGCACTTCGACGTGACAGTCGGAAGCTACCCCGGCGACCACGTGCGGGTCAAACTCGAAAGTACGGACGAAGCGGAACTCGACCGGGCGACGGCGTGGCTCCGCGAACGAGTGACGGAAGTAGAAAACGAGTGAGCGAGACTACCGATAGAGATAGACGAACCAGCCGATTGTGAATGCGAGACCGATAGCAGTCGTGACGATGCCCGCCGCGTTGGCGGGAAGACTCGAACCGGATTGCGCGAGTGCGAACATACGCGACGGTTTTACTGCCGCCGTCTTAACGCTTGTCAAGGGCGATTACAGTTCCTGATTTGGAGTTAGCAGACGTTGATTCAGAGTTAAGACGCATAGTCACGCGTGACACGAACCGTGCGAGTGAGCTAGTCAGTACTCGCCCCACGACGAGTCGCGAGCCGTTCTACCGGAGATAATATTTATTTTGAAATGTCGATTACTCCACCGACCTAACCGTTGTGGCCCGGAATGGCGCGCTTCGTCCGAAAGGAGCCGTTGAAGCTGTCCGCCGAACAGAACGCTCGGAGAAATCGTCGCTTTCTGCACCGGTCACGTGGCGTTTTTTCGTGCTTCCACGAGAGAGAAACACAAGCTTGTCGGCGCTGAACGATTGGGAACGGTCGCAGTCGTTTATGCGGGAATCGACTGAATAGAAATTTGCTCGCAAGGGCGCTCGGCCGGATAAGACGTGCCTAAGCGAAGGGGAGTACCAATCATGACGCACCATCAGCAACACGCCGGGAGTGGGGAACAGACGCAGTACGGCCAGACCAGCCAGCAACCGCAGTTCGGCCAGCAGTCACAGATAGGCCAACAACAGCCACAGTTCAGTCAGCAGTCACAGATGGGCCAGCAACAACCGCAGTCGCTCGGCACACAGCAGATGGGCGGGAAGGTAAGTTCGATGGGCCAGCGCAAGCGAATCGGCCAGCAGTTCGAGTCGGAACTGTCGAACGAACTGCGCGAGTCGCTCGCACTGTTCGACGAGGTGTCGGACGTCGCCGAGTGGTGTGCGGACAAGTGCATCGAACACGGCCCGCAGATGGCCGAGTGTGCGCGACTCTGTGAGGACGTCGCCGACATCGCGGAACTGAACAAGAAGATGATAGCGCGCGACTCGGTCAACGGACCGGAACTCGCAGACGCCTTCCTGCGAGTCGCCCAGCAGGGCCGCCAGACACTCCAGCAACACCAGCAACAACCACACGTCCAGGAGACGCTGCAGGTGCTGGACCAAACTGTCGATGCGACGAACAAGTTGTTGTCCTCCATCGGCCAGCAGTCGGTGGGCCAACAGGGCACCCAGTGGCAGGGCCAGAGCCAGCAGTTCGGCCAGAGTAGCCAGCAGACGCCGCAGATCCAGCAGCACAGTCAGCAGAGTCCGCAGATGGGTCAGCAGAGTCCGCAGATGGGTCAGCAGAGTCCGCAGATGGGTCAGCAGACACCACAAATGGGTCAGCAGACTCAGCAGTCGCCACAGGTGCAGAGTCAGCAGATTCCGCAGACCCAGCAGTACGGCCCGACCCAGCAGACGCCGCAGTTTCAGCAGGGTTCGAGCTACTAAGCGCTACCGCATCAGCTCGTATTTTTCGGGGGAGAAGCCGCACTGGTTTCCTGTGACGGAGTCGCACTGATTACCTGCGACAGAGTCGCACTGATTACCTGCGACAGAGTCGCACTGATTACCTGCGACAGAGTCGCACCGTTTTTGCGACCGACGCCCGTAGCAACTGCCATGCGACGTATCGGCGTGGTCGTCAACCCAATCGCCGGGATGGGCGGCCGCGTGGGACTGAAGGGAACCGACGGGAAGGTCGTGGAGGCGCGCGAACGCGGTGCGGAACCGCGCGCATCCGAGCGAGCGAGCGCAGCGCTCGCGGCACTGCACGAGAGCACACCCGACACGGAAATCGTAACCTACGGCGGCGAGATGGGCGAGCGAGCGGCGCGAACGGCAGGCTTCGACCCGCTCGTCGTCGGCAAACCAGATAGTGAGGAAACCACCGCGAGCGACACCCGCGAGGCAGTTCGACGGTTCGTGGACGAGGGCGTAGAACTCGTGCTATTCGTCGGCGGCGACGGAACCGCAGTAGACGTCGCGCAGACACTGAAAGAATTGGATTCTGCAGTTCCTATCCTCGGAGTTCCGGCAGGCGTGAAAGTCTACTCGGCCGTGTTCGCGGTGACACCCGAGGCGGCCGGACGGGTGGCCGCTGACTTCGACGGCACCGAGACGCGCGAAGTCAACGACATCGACGAGGACGCGTACCGCGAAGGGGAAGTCCGTGCCGAACTGAAGGGACTCGCCGAAGTACCGGTCGCCGAGGACCTCCAGTCGAGCAAGCAACTCGGCGGCGGAAGCGTCGAAGGTGTAGCGGCGGGGTTCGCTGACGACGTGGAGGAGGGCGTCACCTACGTTCTCGGGCCAGGCGGAACCCTCGGCAAGATAAAAGCCGAGTTGGGATTCGAGGGATCACCCCTCGGCGTGGACGTGTGGCGGGATGGAGAACTCCTCGCCACCGACGCCAGCGAAGCAGAGATTCTGGAAAACCTTGCCGAGCGAAACGTGGTCGTCGTCTCGCCAATCGGCGGACAGGGGTTCGTCTTCGGCCGCGGCAACGACCAGATTTCGCCGGACGTGCTTCGCCAATCTGACGTGGAAGTCGTCGCCTCGAAGCGCAAACTCGACGGCATCGGTGTTCTGCGAGTCGATACCGGCGACGAGGACGTAGACGAGTCGCTTCGAGGTTGGCGGAAGGTTCGTGTCGGCCGGTTCGAGCGCCGGATGATGAAGGTGGTCTGAGCCAGTTATACCGTGGGCGTCTGACCGAAACGTGATGAAGGACGTTTGAAGATTCGAGCGACAATTATTGGCATCTAGGGAAGCTTAAGGTGACTCGAATGCAATGAACTGTACATGGATACGCGGAAGGTCCAGCGATTAGGTCCCTCGACGCTGGCGATGACCCTGCCCGCGGAGTGGGCCAAGGAGAACAACGTCGAGAAAGGTGACGAGGTGTCGCTCAGAATGGGCGGGAAGGGGACACTGACGGTCCTCCCCGAGTCGGCCCACACGGAGGAAGCCGAGGCGGTCATCCACGCGGAGAATCTGGACGCCGACGCCGTCGAGCGGGCTATCGTCGCCCAGTACGTCCTCGGACGGCGAATCATCTACGTCGAGAGCGAAGACGCCCTCTCCAGCGCGCACATCAACGCCGTCTACAAGGCCGAGACGCAGTTGATGGGACTCGGCGTGGTCGAAGAGACACCCGAGAGTATCGCCATCCGGTGTTCGGTTGACCCCGAGGATTTCAGCCTCGACAACCTGCTCGAACGACTGGAGAACACCGGTTCGACCATGCGTAGCGAGGCGGTGAAGGCACTCGCCCACGGCAACCCCGACTTGGCACAGCGTGCGCTGAACCGCGAGCGACAGGCGAACAAGATCTTCGTCTTGCTGCTGCGACTCATCTTCACGGCCTACCAGAATCCGACGCTCGCACGTGCGGTGGACTTGGACAGCGGGTTCCCGCTCATCGGCTACCGCTCCATCGCCAAGAACCTCGAACTCATCGCCGACAACGCGGAGGACATCGCCGAAATCGTCCTCGAAACCGAGGGCCACACCATCGACGTAGACCAGAAGACGATGCGACGCATCCGGGAGTTCACCGACCAAGTGGACGAGATTACAGCGCTCGCAGTCGAATCCGCCGTCGAGCGTGACTACGAGAAGACGCTGGAAGTGCGCGCGCTCTTCCACGAAATCGGCGACCGGGAGAGCGAGATTCTCGACGACCTCCCGGAGATGGACAACGACTCGCTACTGGCGATTCGAGAGGTGTTGGTGAGCCTCCAGCAGACTGCACAGTACGCCATGCGGAACGCCGAAATCGCGGCGAACTTGGCGCTCAACGAGGAGAGCGAGCACACGACTATCAACTGAATCCTCATTTTCTATACGTGAAAGCGGGCTACGGATGGAAATTCGTAGAAAATGGGACGCTGACGACGGGCTACATCAGTCGGCCGCCGATGGTTCGGGGGAGAAGAGGTCCTCCGGAACCGCCCCGACTTGCATGAGCATGTTCAGGAGATTCACTTCGGACCACGTTTCTGCGAGTTTGCCGTCCTCGAACCGGTTGATGTCGATTCCCGTGATAGTCACTTCCTCGTTCGTCGGTTCGATGTTACCCATCTTGCCGACGTGAGTGCCGGTCTGTGTCCACCGCGAGACGACCCAGTCGTCGGCAGCGATGAGTTGGTCTATCTCGATGCGGCCGTCTACGATGCTAGCTCCCATCTCGGCCATCTCTCGGTAGTCCTCGCGTCCACGAACCGGTTCGGGCATGGACGGGTCGTGGAGGACGAAGTCCTCTGCGACGAGTTCGTCGATGACGTCGTAGTTCTTCTGTTCGAAAACCTCTTCGGTGAGCCTGCGGCTGATTTGCTCGTTGTTCTCGGTTGTGGTCATGGTACTGGCCAGTCCGCCGTGACTGGCAGTGCTGAAAGACGATTCCGAGTGGCTTTGTTATTAGTAACGGTGCCGGGTGAAATCCGGTCTTACCTAGATTACGTTTTCGGCACGGGACGGTGACCACTCCCAGAAACGGGACCGGACTCGCCTCTAATCGGCTCCAGCCACCTCGACCTCTTCCATCGATTCCTCGATACCAGAACTGTTCTCCTCGACATCGACGCTAGTCTTCTCCGCAGTCAGCGGATTCCGCCGCGAAATCGTGCAGTCGAAGGTGGGATGCTCGGCGAAGTGGCGCACCAGCATGTGCCGACGCGAACCGGTAATGCCCGTCCGACCGACATCCTCCGCAGAGAACTCGGCTGGCAGGCGCTCGAACATCCGGCGCAGTGCGTCGAAACTCTCGAACACCTTCGAGTTGCCAGAGGAGTCCGCACCGCGGCGCGCGACTTCGTAGGTGCCGTCCTCGCGGTGGATTCCTGCCGTCCGGAAGAACTCGCGGCGCTCCGTCAGCGCAGACCCGACCGCGTCTTGCAACTCGGCGGCCTCGTCTCTGTTCAGTTCGTAGTCTGCGCCATCGACGGCCAGTACAATCGATTCGCCGTCTCTTCGTACCGATACAGCGTTCTCATCGCGGGAGAAGAACTCGATCAGGAGACTGGGTACTCCGTGTCATACAGTACACCCTCTCGTCGCTGGCGTAAAAAGGCTACCGGCGAGTGCAACACCTACCAAACGCTTCCCACTCAGTCGATCGAGACGCGCTCGACGGCGAGAATGCCGTCGTCGGTGGTCGTCCCCCCGGAACCAGAAGCGGAGGTCGTCTGCTCGCCATCGGACTCGGAAGTCGTGCTATCCGAATCGTCGCCCGCGGTCGTCCCGTCGGATGCAGTCGTCGCATCCGAACCGCCGTCCGCGGTCGTTTCTCCACTAACGGTCGTCCCAGCGCCTGCCGTGGCAGTGCCTCCTGCACCGACAGTCTGGTTCTTCGTGCCGAAGATGTCTGTCTCGATGGTCTTCGTGTAAGTCATCTCCCGCAGCGGGATGCGGA
The sequence above is a segment of the Halorussus halophilus genome. Coding sequences within it:
- a CDS encoding DUF2110 family protein gives rise to the protein MVVLATKVYVSGDAYERSRDALRSLVDNEIGDLDVEYTIGVREDNFAIVTIEGDDEVVARNVLREAYGEVTPNFEDGETYLGTLESWGEDGIVLDAGRDIEIPADNLGLGQGTPIQIVERFGLVQHMPLRFVYREGDGNAGASELADEERDRLYDWTRGTGRVNVNSATRGEVRATVNRAGHANDIVTVERLGLLEQSIVCKEGTDPPGLLAAIGEYLPAEIRCVIP
- a CDS encoding DUF5803 family protein; translation: MNSRHRLLLAFGSLALLAVTAGCTGGIFGPGEISDEKLNQSASYDWNTSSDVTINISGDQYQAVYNVSNRTQLGVYEFESLGGKRPVEIAAVQFQYPNGTVVGAEKIEVEKKDSRTIVHTPAKNGKLAYSAPHRGKSFSMPAYVEGSYEVVLPRGMRVDNFLLSHVRPDDYQTTDPPERVHITWDDVSAKSINVQYYLARDLTILAGIVGVGVLLALLGLGYFRLQIRELERKREEMGLNVDTSGDEFDDGPPPGMG
- a CDS encoding competence/damage-inducible protein A encodes the protein MQVALVSVGDELLVGDTVNTNAAWLGERLADRGATVERVVVLPDRIADIARVVNELRADYDAVIVTGGLGPTHDDLTMEAVAAAVGVPVEEHPDAAAWIADHDDYSHADLVDGTTHLPKGSRLLENEVGVAPGCVVENIYVLPGVPAEMKAMFESVAEEFSGEKRHSVSVAVDEPESALIDRFAELQEHFDVTVGSYPGDHVRVKLESTDEAELDRATAWLRERVTEVENE
- a CDS encoding ATP-NAD kinase family protein; translation: MRRIGVVVNPIAGMGGRVGLKGTDGKVVEARERGAEPRASERASAALAALHESTPDTEIVTYGGEMGERAARTAGFDPLVVGKPDSEETTASDTREAVRRFVDEGVELVLFVGGDGTAVDVAQTLKELDSAVPILGVPAGVKVYSAVFAVTPEAAGRVAADFDGTETREVNDIDEDAYREGEVRAELKGLAEVPVAEDLQSSKQLGGGSVEGVAAGFADDVEEGVTYVLGPGGTLGKIKAELGFEGSPLGVDVWRDGELLATDASEAEILENLAERNVVVVSPIGGQGFVFGRGNDQISPDVLRQSDVEVVASKRKLDGIGVLRVDTGDEDVDESLRGWRKVRVGRFERRMMKVV
- a CDS encoding phosphate uptake regulator PhoU, with translation MDTRKVQRLGPSTLAMTLPAEWAKENNVEKGDEVSLRMGGKGTLTVLPESAHTEEAEAVIHAENLDADAVERAIVAQYVLGRRIIYVESEDALSSAHINAVYKAETQLMGLGVVEETPESIAIRCSVDPEDFSLDNLLERLENTGSTMRSEAVKALAHGNPDLAQRALNRERQANKIFVLLLRLIFTAYQNPTLARAVDLDSGFPLIGYRSIAKNLELIADNAEDIAEIVLETEGHTIDVDQKTMRRIREFTDQVDEITALAVESAVERDYEKTLEVRALFHEIGDRESEILDDLPEMDNDSLLAIREVLVSLQQTAQYAMRNAEIAANLALNEESEHTTIN
- a CDS encoding ester cyclase, with the translated sequence MTTTENNEQISRRLTEEVFEQKNYDVIDELVAEDFVLHDPSMPEPVRGREDYREMAEMGASIVDGRIEIDQLIAADDWVVSRWTQTGTHVGKMGNIEPTNEEVTITGIDINRFEDGKLAETWSEVNLLNMLMQVGAVPEDLFSPEPSAAD
- a CDS encoding DUF7528 family protein; this translates as MNRDEAAELQDAVGSALTERREFFRTAGIHREDGTYEVARRGADSSGNSKVFESFDALRRMFERLPAEFSAEDVGRTGITGSRRHMLVRHFAEHPTFDCTISRRNPLTAEKTSVDVEENSSGIEESMEEVEVAGAD